The Microbacterium luteum genome includes a region encoding these proteins:
- a CDS encoding sulfate/molybdate ABC transporter ATP-binding protein: MTDAAASATRTALDAQVRVERAGGFVLDAAVSASPGETIAVLGPSGAGKSTLLGALAGLDRLSSGHVRIGDRVVSSPEVHVPPARRGVALLGQDPLLFPHLSARDNVAFALRSRGVSRADARRRAEDWLSRVGLSGLGPRRPAALSGGQQQRAALARALAAAPQAVLLDEPLTGLDVETASEIRGVLRDQVRAVGATTIVVTHAAVDAAALADRVIVVEDGGVVQSGTVAEVLRAPATRFVAAVAGLDRVPGIVRAGVWRDETGMLQLATPGVADGRASAVFRPGAVRLRAMGREDTRDAALPADGAAEGEMAWTARIARVEPSPFGALVQTTAPEVAAEVDVEVLAGRALEVGGEVHLSVDASSIRLVPMSAVGASE, from the coding sequence ATGACCGACGCCGCCGCGTCGGCGACGCGGACAGCGCTCGACGCGCAGGTGCGCGTGGAGCGGGCCGGTGGATTCGTGCTCGATGCCGCGGTGAGCGCTTCGCCGGGGGAGACGATCGCGGTTCTCGGGCCGAGCGGAGCGGGGAAGTCGACGCTGCTCGGCGCGCTCGCCGGTCTCGACCGCCTGTCTTCGGGGCACGTGCGCATCGGCGACCGGGTCGTGTCGTCGCCGGAGGTGCACGTGCCTCCCGCTCGGCGCGGCGTCGCTCTGCTCGGTCAGGATCCGCTCCTGTTCCCGCATCTCTCCGCGCGCGACAACGTCGCCTTCGCCCTGCGCTCGCGAGGGGTGTCCCGCGCCGACGCCCGACGACGCGCGGAGGACTGGCTCTCGCGTGTCGGCCTCTCCGGCCTCGGCCCGCGGCGCCCCGCGGCGCTCTCCGGAGGGCAGCAGCAGCGGGCGGCCCTCGCCCGCGCGCTGGCCGCCGCCCCGCAGGCCGTGCTGCTCGACGAACCCCTCACCGGACTCGACGTCGAGACGGCATCCGAGATCCGCGGCGTGCTCCGCGACCAGGTTCGTGCCGTCGGGGCGACCACGATCGTCGTCACGCACGCCGCGGTCGATGCGGCGGCCCTGGCGGATCGCGTGATCGTCGTCGAGGACGGCGGCGTCGTGCAGTCCGGCACGGTCGCGGAGGTGCTCCGCGCGCCGGCCACGCGCTTCGTCGCGGCGGTGGCCGGGCTCGATCGTGTGCCGGGCATCGTGCGCGCCGGGGTATGGCGCGACGAGACGGGGATGCTGCAGCTGGCCACGCCGGGGGTCGCCGACGGCCGGGCGAGCGCCGTCTTCCGCCCCGGCGCCGTGCGCCTTCGAGCGATGGGGCGGGAGGACACCCGCGACGCGGCCCTCCCCGCGGACGGCGCGGCGGAGGGGGAGATGGCGTGGACGGCACGGATCGCGCGCGTCGAGCCGTCGCCGTTCGGCGCACTCGTGCAGACGACGGCGCCGGAGGTCGCCGCCGAGGTCGACGTGGAGGTGCTGGCCGGTCGTGCGCTGGAGGTCGGCGGCGAGGTGCATCTGAGTGTGGACGCCTCGAGCATCCGCCTGGTGCCGATGAGCGCTGTCGGCGCGTCGGAGTAG